A window of the Motacilla alba alba isolate MOTALB_02 chromosome 26, Motacilla_alba_V1.0_pri, whole genome shotgun sequence genome harbors these coding sequences:
- the UBE2T gene encoding ubiquitin-conjugating enzyme E2 T encodes MQRASRLTRELSLLATEPPPGITCWQNGKLDDLRAQILGGVDTPYEKGIFNLEIIVPERYPFEPPKIRFLTPIYHPNIDSAGRICLDVLKLPPKGAWRPSLNISTLLTSIQLLMAEPNPDDPLMANISSEYKYNKQLFLLNAREWTEKYAGQLRASKPLEEKIIQSGTSTSSELTMQKRKGVDISRKEKKSRPDS; translated from the exons ATGCAGAGAGCTTCGCGGCTGACAAGGGAGCTCTCGCTCCTGGCTACAGAGCCACCTCCGGGCATCACTTGCTGGCAGAACGGGAAGCTGGATGACTTACGGGCAC AAATTTTAGGAGGTGTGGACACACCATATGAGAAAGGAATATTCAACCTGGAAATCATAGTTCCTGAAAG GTATCCATTTGAGCCGCCAAAGATTCGCTTCCTGACCCCCATCTACCATCCTAACATTGACTCTGCTGGAAGGATTTGCCTGGATGTTCTTAAGTTACCACCGAAG GGTGCATGGAGGCCTTCCCTGAACATCTCCACCCTGCTGACCTCCATCCAGCTGCTGATGGCAGAGCCCAACCCTGATGATCCTCTCATGGCCAATATC TCCTCGGAGTATAAGTACAAcaagcagctgttcctgctcaATGCCAGGGAGTGGACTGAGAAATACGCAGGGCAGCTTAGG GCTTCCAAGCCTTTGGAAGAGAAAATCATCCAAAGTGGAACAAGCACCAGCAGTGAATTGAccatgcagaaaagaaaaggggtTGACATCAgtaggaaggagaagaaatcccGCCCAGATTCCTGA
- the LOC119711897 gene encoding cryptochrome-1-like isoform X3: MLHRTIHLFRKELRLHDNPVLLAALESSEALYPVYILDRVFLTSSMHIGALRWNFLLQSLEDLHKNLGQMGSCLLVIQGEYEIVLRDHIRKWNITQVTLDAEMEPFYKEMEANIQRLGAELGFEVLSLVSHSLYNTQRILDLNGGSPPLTYKRFLHILSLLGDPEVPVRNLTAEDFQRCRAPDPGLAECYRVPLPVDLKISPESLSPWKGGETEGLQRLEQHLTDQGWVTSFTKSRTIPNSLLPSTTGLSPYFSMGCLSVRTFFYRLSNIYAQAKHHSLPPVSLQGQLLWREFFYTVASATPNFTQMAGNPICLQICWYKDAERLHKWKMAQTGFPWIDAIMTQLRQEGWIHHLARHAVACFLTRGDLWISWEEGMKVFEELLLDADYSINAGNWMWLSASAFFHQYKRIFCPVRFGKRTDPQGDYIRKYLPILKNFPSKYIYEPWTASEEEQKQAGCIIGQDYPFPMVNHKEASDHNLQLMKQVREEQHRTVQLTRASSCLLQKCLPETRSPPPALTPQPQVGYVCLQGAEISAALPIPLVNQSILICPWYHDLPYAIAEIEIPTEHKPLER, encoded by the exons ATGCTGCATCGCACCATTCACCTTTTCCGGAAGGAACTCCGGCTCCATGACaacccagtgctgctggctgccctggagTCCTCAGAGGCCCTGTACCCCGTGTACATCCTGGACAGAGTATTCCTGACCTCCTCCATGCACATTGGGGCCCTGCGCTGGAATTTCCTGCTCCAGTCCCTTGAGGATCTTCACAAAAACTTGGGTCAGATGGGCTCCTGCTTGCTGGTTATTCAAGGGGAGTATGAGATTGTTCTTAGGGATCACATCCGGAAGTGGAATATCACACAAGTGACGCTGGATGCCGAGATGGAGCCATTTTACAAGGAGATGGAGGCCAACATCCAGCGcctgggggcagagctgggctttgaGGTGCTCTCCCTGGTGAGCCACAGCCTGTACAATACCCAGCG gattttggACCTAAATGGTGGGAGTCCCCCATTAACTTACAAGAGGTTCCTTCACATTCTGTCTTTGCTTGGTGACCCTGAGGTGCCTGTCCGAAACCTCACAGCTGAAGACTTCCA GAGATGTAGGGCCCCTGACCCAGGCCTGGCTGAGTGTTACAGGGTGCCTCTCCCTGTGGATTTGAAGATTTCCCCAGAGAGCCTTTCCCCTTGGAAAGGAGGGGAGACTGAAGGGCTGCAGCGCCTGGAGCAACATTTGACTGACCAG ggCTGGGTAACAAGTTTTACTAAATCAAGGACAATCCCAAACTCACTGCTTCCAAGCACCACAGGCCTGAGCCCATATTTCAGTATGGGCTGTCTGTCAGTTCGGACTTTTTTTTATAGGTTGTCAAACATTTATGCTCAG GCAAAGCACCACTCTCTGCCCCCAGTGTCACTCCAAGGGCAGCTGTTGTGGAGGGAATTCTTCTATACAGTAGCATCAGCAACCCCCAACTTCACCCAGATGGCTGGGAACCCCATCTGCCTCCAGATCTGCTGGTACAAGGACGCAGAAAGGCTCCACAAATGGAAAATG gcacagacgGGGTTCCCATGGATCGATGCCATTATGACCCAGCTGCGCCAGGAAGGCTGGATCCATCACCTGGCTCGGCATGCTGTCGCCTGCTTCCTGACACGAGGGGACCTTTGGATCAGCTGGGAAGAGGGAATGAAG GTGTTTGAAGAGCTGCTTTTAGATGCTGACTACAGCATCAACGCTGGGAACTGGATGTGGCTGTCAGCCAGCGCCTTCTTCCATCAGTACAAACGGATCTTCTGCCCCGTCCGCTTCGGGAAGCGCACGGACCCCCAGGGCGACTACATCAG GAAATATTTGCCCATACTAAAGAACTTTCCCTCCAAGTACATCTATGAGCCCTGGACAGCATCTGAAGAGGAGCAGAAGCAAGCAGGATGTATCATAG GTCAGGATTACCCCTTCCCCATGGTGAACCACAAGGAAGCCAGCGACCACAATCTGCAGTTGATGAAACAGgtcagagaggagcagcacagaacagtCCAGCTTACAAGAG catcctcctgcctgctgcagaaatgccttCCCGAAACCAGATCTCCTCCACCTGCCCTGACTCCCCAGCCTCAGGTTGGCTATGTGTGTCTACAAGGTGCAGaaatctctgcagctctgcccattCCTCTTGTAAACCAGAGCATTCTTATTTGTCCTTGGTACCATGATCTGCCCTATGCCATAGCAGAAATTGAGATTCCCACTGAGCACAAACCTCTGGAGAGGTGA
- the LOC119711897 gene encoding cryptochrome-1-like isoform X2 produces the protein MPSGCSPEQQESPCFSGSARKWVQGRARHTAQPCIGLHPELGFGILKAKGSLPSVSRMLHRTIHLFRKELRLHDNPVLLAALESSEALYPVYILDRVFLTSSMHIGALRWNFLLQSLEDLHKNLGQMGSCLLVIQGEYEIVLRDHIRKWNITQVTLDAEMEPFYKEMEANIQRLGAELGFEVLSLVSHSLYNTQRILDLNGGSPPLTYKRFLHILSLLGDPEVPVRNLTAEDFQRCRAPDPGLAECYRVPLPVDLKISPESLSPWKGGETEGLQRLEQHLTDQGWVTSFTKSRTIPNSLLPSTTGLSPYFSMGCLSVRTFFYRLSNIYAQAKHHSLPPVSLQGQLLWREFFYTVASATPNFTQMAGNPICLQICWYKDAERLHKWKMAQTGFPWIDAIMTQLRQEGWIHHLARHAVACFLTRGDLWISWEEGMKVFEELLLDADYSINAGNWMWLSASAFFHQYKRIFCPVRFGKRTDPQGDYIRKYLPILKNFPSKYIYEPWTASEEEQKQAGCIIGQDYPFPMVNHKEASDHNLQLMKQVREEQHRTVQLTRDDADDPMEIKVKCDHSEENISKGKVARMTE, from the exons ATGCCATCTGGGTGCTCCCCTGAGCAGCAAGAGTCACCTTGTTTTTCCGGTTCTGCCAGGAAGTgggtgcagggcagagcacgccacacagcccagccctgcattGGGCTGCACCCTGAGCTC GGATTTGGTATCCTAAAAGCCAAGGGTTCCCTTCCTTCTGTATCCAGGATGCTGCATCGCACCATTCACCTTTTCCGGAAGGAACTCCGGCTCCATGACaacccagtgctgctggctgccctggagTCCTCAGAGGCCCTGTACCCCGTGTACATCCTGGACAGAGTATTCCTGACCTCCTCCATGCACATTGGGGCCCTGCGCTGGAATTTCCTGCTCCAGTCCCTTGAGGATCTTCACAAAAACTTGGGTCAGATGGGCTCCTGCTTGCTGGTTATTCAAGGGGAGTATGAGATTGTTCTTAGGGATCACATCCGGAAGTGGAATATCACACAAGTGACGCTGGATGCCGAGATGGAGCCATTTTACAAGGAGATGGAGGCCAACATCCAGCGcctgggggcagagctgggctttgaGGTGCTCTCCCTGGTGAGCCACAGCCTGTACAATACCCAGCG gattttggACCTAAATGGTGGGAGTCCCCCATTAACTTACAAGAGGTTCCTTCACATTCTGTCTTTGCTTGGTGACCCTGAGGTGCCTGTCCGAAACCTCACAGCTGAAGACTTCCA GAGATGTAGGGCCCCTGACCCAGGCCTGGCTGAGTGTTACAGGGTGCCTCTCCCTGTGGATTTGAAGATTTCCCCAGAGAGCCTTTCCCCTTGGAAAGGAGGGGAGACTGAAGGGCTGCAGCGCCTGGAGCAACATTTGACTGACCAG ggCTGGGTAACAAGTTTTACTAAATCAAGGACAATCCCAAACTCACTGCTTCCAAGCACCACAGGCCTGAGCCCATATTTCAGTATGGGCTGTCTGTCAGTTCGGACTTTTTTTTATAGGTTGTCAAACATTTATGCTCAG GCAAAGCACCACTCTCTGCCCCCAGTGTCACTCCAAGGGCAGCTGTTGTGGAGGGAATTCTTCTATACAGTAGCATCAGCAACCCCCAACTTCACCCAGATGGCTGGGAACCCCATCTGCCTCCAGATCTGCTGGTACAAGGACGCAGAAAGGCTCCACAAATGGAAAATG gcacagacgGGGTTCCCATGGATCGATGCCATTATGACCCAGCTGCGCCAGGAAGGCTGGATCCATCACCTGGCTCGGCATGCTGTCGCCTGCTTCCTGACACGAGGGGACCTTTGGATCAGCTGGGAAGAGGGAATGAAG GTGTTTGAAGAGCTGCTTTTAGATGCTGACTACAGCATCAACGCTGGGAACTGGATGTGGCTGTCAGCCAGCGCCTTCTTCCATCAGTACAAACGGATCTTCTGCCCCGTCCGCTTCGGGAAGCGCACGGACCCCCAGGGCGACTACATCAG GAAATATTTGCCCATACTAAAGAACTTTCCCTCCAAGTACATCTATGAGCCCTGGACAGCATCTGAAGAGGAGCAGAAGCAAGCAGGATGTATCATAG GTCAGGATTACCCCTTCCCCATGGTGAACCACAAGGAAGCCAGCGACCACAATCTGCAGTTGATGAAACAGgtcagagaggagcagcacagaacagtCCAGCTTACAAGAG
- the LOC119711897 gene encoding cryptochrome-2-like isoform X1 codes for MPSGCSPEQQESPCFSGSARKWVQGRARHTAQPCIGLHPELGFGILKAKGSLPSVSRMLHRTIHLFRKELRLHDNPVLLAALESSEALYPVYILDRVFLTSSMHIGALRWNFLLQSLEDLHKNLGQMGSCLLVIQGEYEIVLRDHIRKWNITQVTLDAEMEPFYKEMEANIQRLGAELGFEVLSLVSHSLYNTQRILDLNGGSPPLTYKRFLHILSLLGDPEVPVRNLTAEDFQRCRAPDPGLAECYRVPLPVDLKISPESLSPWKGGETEGLQRLEQHLTDQGWVTSFTKSRTIPNSLLPSTTGLSPYFSMGCLSVRTFFYRLSNIYAQAKHHSLPPVSLQGQLLWREFFYTVASATPNFTQMAGNPICLQICWYKDAERLHKWKMAQTGFPWIDAIMTQLRQEGWIHHLARHAVACFLTRGDLWISWEEGMKVFEELLLDADYSINAGNWMWLSASAFFHQYKRIFCPVRFGKRTDPQGDYIRKYLPILKNFPSKYIYEPWTASEEEQKQAGCIIGQDYPFPMVNHKEASDHNLQLMKQVREEQHRTVQLTRASSCLLQKCLPETRSPPPALTPQPQVGYVCLQGAEISAALPIPLVNQSILICPWYHDLPYAIAEIEIPTEHKPLER; via the exons ATGCCATCTGGGTGCTCCCCTGAGCAGCAAGAGTCACCTTGTTTTTCCGGTTCTGCCAGGAAGTgggtgcagggcagagcacgccacacagcccagccctgcattGGGCTGCACCCTGAGCTC GGATTTGGTATCCTAAAAGCCAAGGGTTCCCTTCCTTCTGTATCCAGGATGCTGCATCGCACCATTCACCTTTTCCGGAAGGAACTCCGGCTCCATGACaacccagtgctgctggctgccctggagTCCTCAGAGGCCCTGTACCCCGTGTACATCCTGGACAGAGTATTCCTGACCTCCTCCATGCACATTGGGGCCCTGCGCTGGAATTTCCTGCTCCAGTCCCTTGAGGATCTTCACAAAAACTTGGGTCAGATGGGCTCCTGCTTGCTGGTTATTCAAGGGGAGTATGAGATTGTTCTTAGGGATCACATCCGGAAGTGGAATATCACACAAGTGACGCTGGATGCCGAGATGGAGCCATTTTACAAGGAGATGGAGGCCAACATCCAGCGcctgggggcagagctgggctttgaGGTGCTCTCCCTGGTGAGCCACAGCCTGTACAATACCCAGCG gattttggACCTAAATGGTGGGAGTCCCCCATTAACTTACAAGAGGTTCCTTCACATTCTGTCTTTGCTTGGTGACCCTGAGGTGCCTGTCCGAAACCTCACAGCTGAAGACTTCCA GAGATGTAGGGCCCCTGACCCAGGCCTGGCTGAGTGTTACAGGGTGCCTCTCCCTGTGGATTTGAAGATTTCCCCAGAGAGCCTTTCCCCTTGGAAAGGAGGGGAGACTGAAGGGCTGCAGCGCCTGGAGCAACATTTGACTGACCAG ggCTGGGTAACAAGTTTTACTAAATCAAGGACAATCCCAAACTCACTGCTTCCAAGCACCACAGGCCTGAGCCCATATTTCAGTATGGGCTGTCTGTCAGTTCGGACTTTTTTTTATAGGTTGTCAAACATTTATGCTCAG GCAAAGCACCACTCTCTGCCCCCAGTGTCACTCCAAGGGCAGCTGTTGTGGAGGGAATTCTTCTATACAGTAGCATCAGCAACCCCCAACTTCACCCAGATGGCTGGGAACCCCATCTGCCTCCAGATCTGCTGGTACAAGGACGCAGAAAGGCTCCACAAATGGAAAATG gcacagacgGGGTTCCCATGGATCGATGCCATTATGACCCAGCTGCGCCAGGAAGGCTGGATCCATCACCTGGCTCGGCATGCTGTCGCCTGCTTCCTGACACGAGGGGACCTTTGGATCAGCTGGGAAGAGGGAATGAAG GTGTTTGAAGAGCTGCTTTTAGATGCTGACTACAGCATCAACGCTGGGAACTGGATGTGGCTGTCAGCCAGCGCCTTCTTCCATCAGTACAAACGGATCTTCTGCCCCGTCCGCTTCGGGAAGCGCACGGACCCCCAGGGCGACTACATCAG GAAATATTTGCCCATACTAAAGAACTTTCCCTCCAAGTACATCTATGAGCCCTGGACAGCATCTGAAGAGGAGCAGAAGCAAGCAGGATGTATCATAG GTCAGGATTACCCCTTCCCCATGGTGAACCACAAGGAAGCCAGCGACCACAATCTGCAGTTGATGAAACAGgtcagagaggagcagcacagaacagtCCAGCTTACAAGAG catcctcctgcctgctgcagaaatgccttCCCGAAACCAGATCTCCTCCACCTGCCCTGACTCCCCAGCCTCAGGTTGGCTATGTGTGTCTACAAGGTGCAGaaatctctgcagctctgcccattCCTCTTGTAAACCAGAGCATTCTTATTTGTCCTTGGTACCATGATCTGCCCTATGCCATAGCAGAAATTGAGATTCCCACTGAGCACAAACCTCTGGAGAGGTGA
- the ADIPOR1 gene encoding adiponectin receptor protein 1: MASRKAPAGAGSGLVAAGRDRDRDRERERERAHLELAELGPLLEEKGDQGPTGAASAEDPPCPVAHEEEEEVVRVLTLPLQAHHAMEKMEEFVYKVWEGRWRVIPYDVLPDWLKDNDYLLHGHRPPMPSFRACFRSIFRIHTETGNIWTHLLGFVLFLCLGILTMLRPNMYFMAPLQEKVVFGMFFLGAVLCLSFSWLFHTVYCHSEKVSRTFSKLDYSGIALLIMGSFVPWLYYSFYCSPQPRLIYLSIVCVLGISAIIVAQWDRFATPKHRQTRAGVFLGLGLSGVVPTMHFTIAEGFVKATTVGQMGWFFLMAVMYITGAGLYAARIPERFFPGKFDIWFQSHQIFHVLVVAAAFVHFYGVSNLQEFRYGLEGGCTDDSLL; encoded by the exons ATGGCGTCCCGCAAGGCCCCCGCCGGGGCGGGCAGCGGGCTTGTAGCCGCCGGCCGAGACCGGGACCGGGATCGGGagcgggaacgggaacgggCGCACCTGGAGCTCGCCGAGCTGGGGCCGCTCCTAGAAGAGAAGGGGGACCAAGGACCCACCGGCGCGGCCAGC gcagaggaccCACCATGCCCAGTGGCccatgaggaggaggaggaggtggtgcGGGTGCTGACCCTGCCTCTGCAGGCTCACCATGCCATGGAGAAGATGGAGGAGTTTGTGTACAAG GTGTGGGAAGGGCGCTGGCGTGTGATCCCATATGACGTCCTGCCCGACTGGCTCAAGGACAACGATTACCTCCTGCATGGACACCGGCCCCCCATGCCCTCCTTCCGCGCCTGCTTCCGGAGCATTTTCCGCATACACACTGAGACAGGCAACATCTGGACACACCTGCTGG GGTTTGTTCTGTTCCTCTGCCTGGGGATCCTGACCATGCTGCGGCCCAACATGTACTTTATGGCTCCTCTCCAAGAGAAGGTGGTGTTCGGGATGTTCTTcctgggagcagtgctgtgtctcagcttctcctggctTTTCCACACTGTGTACTGTCACTCGGAGAAGGTCTCACGGACTTTTTCGAA GTTGGATTATTCAGGAATTGCACTGCTGATCATGGGGAGCTTTGTCCCGTGGCTCTACTACTCGTTCTACTGCTCCCCACAGCCAAGACTCATCTACCTCTCCATCGTCTGTGTCTTGGGTATCTCTGCCATCATTGTGGCACAGTGGGACCGATTTGCTACCCCCAAGCACAGGCAGACCAGAGCAG GCgtgttcctggggctgggactgAGCGGGGTTGTGCCCACCATGCACTTCACCATTGCCGAGGGCTTTGTGAAGGCCACCACGGTGGGGCAGATGGGCTGGTTCTTCCTCATGGCTGTGATGTACATCACGGGCGCTGGGCTCTACGCTGCCCGCATCCCTGAGCGCTTCTTCCCGGGCAAGTTTGACATCTGG TTCCAGTCTCATCAGATCTTCCATGTGCTGGTGGTGGCTGCAGCCTTTGTCCACTTCTATGGGGTGTCCAACCTGCAGGAATTCCGCTACGGCCTGGAAGGGGGATGCACAGATGACTCTCTCCTCTGA
- the LOC119711765 gene encoding tetraspanin-18-like, whose amino-acid sequence MGVLSCMKYLMFIFNVLVFAGGTCLAGMGVWVAVDPAGFQDIVATRAVLSAGVWLLLVVGIALSLLGFLGCCGALRRSRPLLLLFFILVSLVFLTQLIGAVLFLVHWKQVQPEHFLSELQKNYGGDEGAEVFSTAWNTLMVTFSCCGVLGPEDFGNGSRFQELHPGMPWPRACCARDGLLQVGELLGWEQCQDRSPGYIHEQGCFSTFGKTLQTYISLPGTCSLAVLGIEIFAMFFAFCLYYNFD is encoded by the exons ATGGGTGTCTTGAGCTGCATGAAGTACCTGATGTTCATCTTCAACGTGCTGGTGTTT GCTGGGGGAACATGCCTGGCAGGCATGGGAGTCTGGGTGGCCGTGGACCCAGCTGGTTTCCAAGACATCGTGGCCACCAGGGCCGTGCTGAGTGCAGgcgtgtggctgctgctggtcgTGGGCATcgccctctccctgctgggcttcctgggctgctgcGGGGCCCTGCGCCGGAGCCGCccgctcctgctgctg TTCTTCATCCTCGTCAGCCTTGTCTTTCTCACGCAGCTCATTGGGGCCGTTCTCTTCCTGGTGCACTGGAAACAG GTCCAGCCTGAGCACTTCCTGTCTGAGCTGCAGAAGAACTATGGTGGGGACGAGGGTGCTGAGGTGTTCTCCACAGCCTGGAACACCCTCATGGTCACG TTCTCGTGCTGTGGTGTTTTAGGACCTGAAGACTTTGGGAACGGCTCCCGCTTCCAAGAGCTGCACCCAGGGATGCCATGGCCACGGGCATGTTGTGCCCGGGATGGGCTTCTGCAGGTGGGAGAactcctgggctgggagcagtgccaggacagAAGCCCTGGCTACATCCATGAGCAG ggctgcttcTCTACCTTCGGCAAGACCCTGCAGACGTACATCTCCCTCCCTGGGACCTGCAGCTTAGCCGTGCTAGGCATTGAG ATCTTTGCCATGTTCTTCGCCTTCTGCCTTTACTACAACTTCGACTGA